GCTtccaccagctgctgctgggccgCTGGGACCCGGCGCTGAGCCGCGAGGTCATCGCCCACTGGCTGGACCTGATGAACGCCGAGGGCTGGATCCCCCGCGAGCAGATCCTGGGGGAGGAGGCGCGGGCCAAGGTGCCCCCCGAATTCCTCCTGCAGCGCAGCGAGacggccaacccccccaccctgctgctggcgctgcagcggctgctgcccgccgcccccctgcCCTACCTGCGCCGCCTCTTCCCCCGCCTGCGCGCCTGGTACGATTGGTACAACCGGACGCAGGCCGGGCCCCTGCCCCTCACCTTCCGCTGGCGCGGCCGcgaccccccgccccgagctCTTCCTCAACCCCAAAACGCTGGCCTCGGGGCTGGACGACTACCCCCGCGCCTCCCACCCCTCGCCCGACGAGCGGCACCTGGACCTGCGCTGCTGGATGGCGCTGGCCGCCCGCGTGCTGGCCGAGGTGGCCGAGCGGCTCGGCGAACCGGCCGGGCTCTACCGGGAGACGGAGCGGGCGCTGAGCGACAACGAGCTGCTGGAGCGGCTGCACTGGGCGCCGGAGCTGGGCGCCTTCGCCGATTACGGCAACCACAGCGCTGCCGTGGGGCTGCGCTGGCAGCAGGCGCCGGGGCGaccgccgccggccccccgctTGGTGCGGGAGGTGCGGGAGCCGCCGCGGCCGCGCTTCGTGGGGGCCCTGGGCTACGTCAGCCTCTtcccgctgctgctgcagctgctgcggCCCGACTCGCCGCGGCTGCCCGCCGTGCTGGCCGCCATGCGCGGCGAGCGGCAGCTCTGGACGCCTTTCGGGCTGCGCTCCCTGGCCCGCGACAGCCCCTTCTACCTGCGGCGCAACACCCAGCACGACCCCCCGTACTGGCGCGGCTCCGTCTGGGTCAACGTCAACTACCTGGCGCTGCGGGCCCTGCGCGCCTACGCCGAGGCCGAGGGGCCGCAGCGGGAGCGGGCGGCCGAGCTCTACCGCGAGCTTCGCCACAACTTGGTGGCCAATTTGTACCGGCAGTACGCCGAGAGCGGCTTCCTCTGGGAGCACTACAGCGACAGCACCGGCCGCGGCCAGGGCTGCCACCCCTTCGCCGGCTGGTCCGCCCTGGTCGTGCTGGTGATGGCCGAGGACTACTAGGGCTGCCGGTGGCCGCGCCGGCATttgccggccctgcccggctTTCTCAGGTGCGGGCGGAGGCGCGgagcccgccgcctccccccgaaATAAAGCTCCGCCACCGTGGCCCGTCGCTGCCTGTGTCGGGGTGCCATCCCCTGCGCCGGgagggggtccctgtccccctcctgcAGAACTGGGGGGgcccagcgcagccccccccaccctcccccagacccccagcaGGCGCGGGGCCACTGTACTTCCACATCTCTTTAATGGGGGGAGGACGCTACGtgacccgcccggcccccggcagCGGTGGGGGACCCCCGGCAGCGGTGGGGACCCCCCGGCAGCActgaggggaggggggcgggcACGGGGCCCCAGCCCCCAGGAGCAGTTCGGAGAGGAGGGGGCTCCGGCGGGACCGTGCCACGGCTGCGGGACCGGACGCCACAGGGCGCacggatttgggggggggggggggtcaatgggggggggtcccgggggctcCACGGCGAAGAGTCCGGACCCCGGGGCAGCACCGGGAGCAAGGACGCGGCAGCGTCGCCCTCGGCCCCACGGCGCAGCTGCCCGCCCCGTCCccgggagggggcagggggctcaGACGGGCAGGGCGGGCGAACCGggcccctcgccgccccccTGGCCCGGCAGCCCGCAGCGCGGCGGGGGCACGGGGCCGGCCTTGCCCAGCAGCTGGGCGCCCtcgccctcctcttcctcctcctggcagcgCCCCACCTCGATGCCGGAGTCCCCCGTCAAGCGCCGGTGCCGGAAATGCTCGCCGCCGTCGCCTTCATCCCGAGCCGcgccgccctcctcctcctcgccctccTCGATGTCGGAGCAGGGGTGGCAGTCGGCCTCGAAGAAGTCCACGGTGGAGGAGAAGAGCGCGTGCTTGTGCGGGGCCTGCCGCGCCGGCGTCTCCTCGGGggggcagctcccagctggcgccggtgccggtgctgctGGTGCCGCCGTCCTCGCTGGGCGTGCTGGCCCGGCTGCGCTCCGTCTCGTCCGTCGCCTGCGCCGAGAGcgaggtgctgctgggggaggtGGCGCAGCTCGACTCGCACGAGCAGCTGCTGTAGTTCTCCGAGCTGGGCGAGAGCGTCAGGCTGCCGGAgcccgggcggccgcggggcccgcTCAGCTGGGCCAGGATGGCGCTGtacggcggcggcggcgtgcTGGGGCGGTGGGCCACCTCCTCGTAGGCCGGCAGCTTGAAGGAAGCCAGCATCCCtgtggcggggggggagcgcggGTCAGGGcggacccccagcccccgctGCCTCTGGGCCCGGGCCCTGGAGGGGACGGAGCTGGAGCAcggggccccggggcagggctgggggggacgtgggggcttggggggctggggacaatgacgtggggggctcagggggacGCAGGGGGCTGGGGATGATGGCgcggggggcttggggggctgGGAACGATGATGCAAGGGGCTCAGGGGGACGCAGAGGGCTAGGGCTGATGAcgtggggggcttgggggggctcagggagatgcagggagctggggacaaTGAcacggggggctcggggggatgcaggggccTGGGGGCGGACacagggggctggggacaaTGAtttgggggccggggggggatgtggggggctcgggggggatgcagggggctggggatgATGGcatggggggcttgggggggctcagggagatgcagggagctggggacaaTGACACGGGGAGctcggggggatgcagggggctggggacaaTGAcacggggggctcggggggatgcaggggccTGGGGGCGGACacagggggctggggacaaTGAtttgggggccggggggggatgtggggggctcgggggggatgcagggggctGGTGATGATGGcatggggggcttgggggggctcagggagatgcagggagctggggacaaTGAcacggggggctcggggggatgtggggggctggggatgaTGAtttggggggctcagggggacATGGGAGGCTGGAGACAATGATGTGGGGGAcgcggggggatgcagggggccGGGGATGATGacttggggctgggggggtgacttggggggctgggggggtgacttggggggctgggggggtgacttggggggctggggatgaTGATGCAGGGGGCTCGAGGGGCTGGGAACGATGACGTGGGGGGCTCCGGGAGACATAGGGTATGTGAGGAGGCTGGGGATGATgatttgggggctgggggcgataacatgggggggtggggcggaTGCAGGGGTCTGGGGATGATGAtttgggggctgggagggatgacttggggggctggggatgaTGTGGGGGGCTTGGGGATGACGATGCGGGGGCTCGAGGGGCCGGGAACGATGACGTGGAGGGCTCGGGGAGACACGGGGGACGTGAGAAGGCTGGGGACGAtgatttggggggctgggggcgatAACACGGGGagcttggggggctggggacgaTGAtgtggggggctcggggggcaatggggggctgggggtgatgacacggggggctgggggcccccGACTCACTGAGGTCCATCATGGAGGCGGGGTAGTTGCAGGCACCGTGGTAGGCGATGAGGTTGATCtcccgctgccgctgctgctgctgcaggcgcAGCTTGGCCCGGCGGTGCCGGtaggcacagcagcagctgaagaggaTGAGGATGGTCCAGAGGAGCCAGAACCCTGCGGGGGCAGAGCGGGGTCACCCTCCCTGAGCCCTGGGGCCCCACAGAGCCCGGagcgtgtcccccccccccgagccctgAGCTcccccccgggagccccggcCTCTGAGCCCCGAGCTCCCCCCAGAGCCCTGGGAACCCCCCCATgagccctgagaccccccccatGAGCCCCAGGAtcccccctggagccctgagacccccccatGAGCCCTGAGACCCCCTCCCgaaccccaggaccccccctggagccctgagacccccccccccgagccccaggacccccccctggagccctgagacccccccccccccgagccccaggaccccccctggagccctgagACACTCCCCCCgagccccaggaccccccctggagccctgagACCCCCTCCCAAGCCCCAGGAtcccccctggagccctgagaccccccccccgagccccaggACCCACCCTGGAGCCCTGAGACCCCCTCCCgagccccaggacccccccctggagccctgagaccccccccagagccctgagacccccccccagaGCCCAGGATCCCCCCATGAGCCCTGAGACCCCCTCCCgagcccaggaccccccctggagccctgagaccccccccccgagccccaggacccccccctggagccctgagacccccccccgagccccaggATCCCCCCATGAGCCCTGAGACCCCCTCCCGAGCCCCAGGAtcccccctggagccctgagaccccccccccccgagccccaggaccccccctggagccctgagacccccccccgagccccaggaccccccccggagccctgagaccccccccccccgagccccaggaccccccctggagccctgagACCCCCTCCCGAGCCCCAGGACCCACCCTGGAGCCCCAGGACCCACCCTGGAGCCCCGAGCTCCCCTCAGAGCCCTGGGAACCCCCCCTCgagccccgggaccccccccaagcccTGACACCTCCCCCCGAGCCCCAGGACACCCCCATGAGCCCTGAGACCCCCTCCCGAGCCCCAGGAtcccccctggagccctgagacccccaggaccccccccggagccctgagacccccccccggAGCCCTGAGACCCCCTCCCgagccccaggaccccccctggagccctgagacccccccccggAGCCCTGAGACCCCCTCCCgagccccaggaccccccctggagccctgagacccccccccggAGCCCTGAGACCCCCTCCCgagccccaggaccccccctggAGCCCCGGGACCCGAGCCCCGAGCTCCCCCCAgagccccgggacccccccccccgggaccccccgcccgcACTCACACCACAGCTCGTAGTAGTAGGTGCAGCAGCCGGTCTCCCCGCAGCAGTGCCCCGTCTCGCACACGTAGGGCTGGTTGTTCACCCCCGGGCAGTGCTCCCGGGCCTGCGGGCACAGCCACCCCGTCACGGCCCGCCCGGCAGCGCgtcccgccgggccccggccgagccccggccGTACCTGCTGGTGCTGCCGGCCCAGCAGCGCGGCCCAGGCCCCCTCggcgccgccgctcccgggccGCTCCATGGCGCCGCTTAcagcccgccgcggccccgcgccggcTCCGCCCGctcggccgccccggccccggcccccgccgcccgcagcggcagccgctgccccgccgccgccgccgccgccgccatcccgGCCGccctggccgccgccgcctcccgggccgcagcctccgccgccgccatcACGCCCGGGCCCAAGGTCccgcctctccccccccccccgccgccgccgccgcccaatccgccgccgcctcgccgccgcccggccaatcggcgccgccgccgccgccccggccccgccaatCGGGCGCCGTCCTGCCCGCGCCTCACGCCCAACAACAGAGACAAAGGGACCGAGCCCCGCCCCCCACCCGGATTGGCGGCCGCCGCCACCAACCgccggcgcagccccgcccccTGGCCGTGACTGACGGGGTCCCCGGCCAacggcggcccggccccgcgccacCGCGCCCGACGGATGGGGCGCAGCCGCCCCTGGCTGGCCggggccccgcccccggggcgggcTTTGGGGAGAGCCCGGCCAACGGGCGGCGCAGGCAGGGCCTCAGCACGTGATTGGCGGAGAGGCCAGCCAACCAGCGCCGCCGCTCTCTGCCGGGCAGGGGCCCCCAGCCAATGGGCGCTGCCGCAGGGAGCTTCCCGGTGCCCCGCCCCCGGgagcgccgggccgggctgcACCATAACAcacggggggagggggggcgacCGGGCTGCCCCATAGCGctcccggggggccgggctgtTCCATAGCgatcgggggggggggcgggctgTTCCATAGCGATcccgggggggggtgtgggctGTCCCATAGCGAtcggggggggggccgggctgtTCCATAGCgatccggggggggggggccgggctgtTCCATAGcgatcggggggggggggggcgggctgTTCCATAGCGctcccggggggccgggcttGTTCCATAGCgatccgggggggggggggggccgggctgtTCCATAGCgatccgggggggggggggccgggctgtTCCATAGCGATcccgggggggggtgtgggctGTCCCATAGCGAtcggggggggggcccgggctgTCCCATAGCGAtcggggggggggccgggctgtTCCATAGcgatcgggggggggggggccgggctgtTCCATAGCGAtccgggggggggccgggctgtTCCATAGcgatcgggggggggggggccgggctgtTCCATAGCGATCCGGGGGGGAGGCGGGCTGTTCCACAGCGAtcgggggggggccgggctgtTCCATAGCGATCCAGGGGGGGGCCCGGGCTGTTCCATAGCGAtcccgggggggggccgggctgtTCCATAGCGATCCGGGGGGGAGGCGGGCTGTTCCACAGCGAtcgggggggggccgggctgtTCCATAGCGATCCAGGGGGGGGCCCGGGCTGTTCCATAGCGAtcccgggggggggccgggctgtTCCATAGCGATCCagggggggggccgggctgtTCCATAGCGatcccggggggggccgggctgtTCCATAGCGATCCCAGGTGGGCCCGGGCTGTTCCATAGCGATCCCAGGGGGGCCCGGGCTGTTCCATAGCGAtccggggggggggccgggctgtTCCATAGCGATCCCAGGGGGGCCCGGGCTGTTCCATAGCGATCCTGGGGGGCGGCCGGGCTTGCCCCATAGCAATGCCGGGGTGccgggctgccccccgccccggcggacCCACACACGGCTCCTTCACCTGCAGCCTTTAATCAGCTCCGCAGCACCGGGCAGCGGCACCACCGCGGGACCAGCCctggccgggacccccccccccccccaccccaaaacccccaacaagtccccgccggggccgctgcgcagccccggccccctctGTCCACGGCGGAGGGGCCGGACCCCCGCCGCGTCCCCCCCGGCCTAGGCCGCGGCCTCCTGCAGCCCGAGGTTCCTCCTGTAGCAGGCCAGGCTGCAGAGCGGCAGGCCGGTGCGGGAGCAGGAGTAGCGCTTGCGGTTGGAGCAGCCGGCGACGCCGCAGAGGACGggcgggggcacggcgggggccggggcgggcggcagcggcagggcgGCGCCCGGCGGGAAGGAGACGGTGATGCGGTCGATGGCGTTGCAGTAGTGGACGACGGGGCAGGGGGGCCTGCTTGGCCTTGCGCTCCCGCAGCGTCTTCACCTTGGCCTTGTTGGTCTTGGTCAGGCGCTCGATGGTCTGGTTCTTGTTCTCCTCcgccttcttggccgcctgcAGGCGCCGCTTGCGGGCCCGCTCCTCCCGCTTCACCAGCATCTCCTCCGTCAGCTCCTTCGCCTTGTAGCCCatgggcagctccagcagcgGCTGGCTCTGCTGCTTGTGCAGGAGGGCTTTCTGCGGGACACGGCGGGCACCCTCACCACGCCGGCcagggtcccccccccgcccccttcccgGCGCTCCGACCCGGCCCCCAGCCCGTCCCGGGGGTCCTGCGGCCCCCGCATCGCGCCCGAGCGGGCAGCGCAGCCGGCCCAGCACCGCGGCCACAACCCCTCACCCCCGTGCCGGGCGGCTCCgtggccccccgcccccctcacCTGCCGGGCCGTCAGCAGGGACTCATCCACCTCCTTCTTGAGCTCCCCGTTGTCGTCCAGCTCGCCCTTCTCCAGGGCGTCGAGCCAgcgctcttcctcctcctcctcctcctcgcggGCGGGGAAGCAGCTCTCCGAGTCCAGGTCCGGCAGGGGCGAGGGGTCCAGGTTGCTGTCCTCGTCTgggccgggcagcggcggggagaACAGTCACCGGGGCGGCGGTGGGCGGGGGTCCCCCCACCCGGGGGTCAGGGGGAGAACAGTCACCGGGGCGGCGGTGGGCAGGGGTCCCCCCACCCGGGGGGTCAGGGGGAGAACAGTCACCGGGGCGGCGGTGGGCGGGGGTCCCCCCACCCGGGGGGTCAGGCCGCCCCCCCACGCCGCGACGGGGCGACTCGGGCCACCCTGGGCGGCGGGGCCAGGCCGCCGGGACCGTCGCCATCCCCTCCGGGCGCACCGCCGCACCCGCAGCCCGTTGGGAGGGGACCCCAGCGCCCCCGCGGGCTCCCGCTccggccccccggggctccccagcaccctccccgCCTCGGAGCCCCCCGTCCCGGCACCGTCGCCTGCGTCGCTGCCCGCGGGGCTCACCCAGCCAGGCCCGGTACTGCTCGATGGGCACCCCCTCGGTGGGTTCCTCCTCTTCGTCCACCACCATCAGCGGGGAGGGCGAGCGCGGCGCCTCGGGGACCACCGTGAAGGTGGGCACGCTGCGGGGAGAGGCGGGCAGCCGGtgaggccggcacggggcgggtggggacacgcgtggggcccgcggggtgcggggggaagCGGCCGGGTGGGCCCCATCCaggcctcccccaccccaccccggcctcccccaccccaccccggcccccctcACCTCTTGGTGCCCAGGATCTGGCCCCCGAGCTTGATCTTGAGCTTGAGCTGGGGCTTGCGCAgctcgggggcggggggcggccccgccgcttCGTGGTGGTGCTTCTTCTTGTGCTTCTTCTTGTGCTTCTTGTGCTTCTTCTTGTGCGAGCcgtgcccgccgcccgcctcggcCTCCAGCCctgcgtggggggggggggcacggctATCAGcgctccccccggggccggcagcgACCCCCGGCTTCCCCAcaccccccttccctcctcccggGCCCCCTCCCCAACTCACCGTGCTCGCCGCTCTCCATCCTGCCCCTCCGCCAGGCCTTGCTCATCCGCCGCTGAAGCGTCCCGCAGCccggaggagggggggggggggggaaacaatTGCGGGCGGACCCACTtccgcccggcgcggcggggcaaGGGGAAGTGTAGGGGGTGACGCCGCCGCCCGCCATCTTTGAAGCGGGCGGAAGGGTGCGCCGTCCGGGTGGGAAACCGGCGCCGCGGTCCCCGCGGCGCCGGTTTCCCCCCCGGGCAGcgcgcgctgccgccgcccgcgcgCTCGCACGGGCGTGCACGGGCAGCACGCGGCGCCCGGGCGTGCATTCCAGCGTGCACACGCACGTTACATACATgtaaaccccccaaaaacacccccacccccccccccccaccccaggcccTGCAGCTGCTTGCGCTGACTGCAGCCATTGTCCCGCCGGTGCCAGCAAGCCGCCCGGTACCGGCTGCCGCCGTCACCCCCGCGGCCTTTCCCCGCCGTACCGGGTCGGCGTCGGCATTCCCGGCGCGTTCCCCAGCTCCGCCGCGTCCCGCCCTCGCGGCAGGTGCGGCGAAGGCCGGGGTGGGGGTTCGGAGCGGGGAAAAGGCCTCGCCGCCACCGTCCCGGCGTCGGCCTCAGCCACCGGCGCCATGCTCCGCCGCGACCAGCGCAGCCGGGTGACCGTGGCCCGCGGCTCGGCGCTGGAGATGGAGATCCGCCGCGGCCGCTGCCGGCTCAGCCTGCTGGCCGACTCGGCGCAGGTACGGCACGGCCGACGCCACCGCCGGCACCGGCGGCACCgcaggcgggcagggcggccgctcccctctgctcccGGCACACGCCGCCCTCGTCCTGCCCGTCCCGCCGGTAGCGCCGGCCGCCACCGGCCTAGCCAGGATTTCCCGCCGCGCCAGCCGGGAAGAGCGGGAAGCGCCCGTGCCCCCGGCATGGCCGCCCTCGCCGCCGGCAACGTGCCAGGCCTGCACGGCGTGACCGCCGcggctccccgctgccgcccACGGGGGGCCCGGCCGCGACGCCGGAGGGGGCTGGCGGTGGCCGCCGGTGCCGGGCCAAGGCCGGATCCGCGCCGGAGGGGTCCCAAGGGtccgggggggggcagcggggaggacGGGGCCGCGGCAGCCGGACCCTCGCACGTGACACGCGGCCGGGCGCGAGGCACCGGTGGGCGCGGCGCGTTTGGCGAGGGTCCCGGCGCGCTCGGCGGGGGGCACAGTTCCCCCGTATCGGCTGCACGTggcagctgggggggtcccggtgcacggggcgggggtcccggtgcgctcggggggggtcccgggggtcccggttCCCCCGTATCGGCTGCACGTggcagctgggggggtcccggtgcacggggcgggggtcccggtgcgctcggggggggtcccgggggtcccggttACCCCGTATCGGCTGCACgtggcagctggggggggtcctggtgcGTTTGGCGAGGGACCCGGCGCGCTCGGCGGGGGGCACGGTTCCCCCGTATCGGCTGCACGTGgcggctggggggtcccagcgcGCTCGGCGGGGGGCACGTGgcggctgggggggtcccggtgcacAGGGCGAGGGTCCCGGTGCGCTCGGCGGGGGTCCCGGTTCCCCCATATCAGCTGCACGTGgcggctgggggggtcccggtgcacggggcgggggtcccggtgcaCAGGGCAGGGGTCCCGGTGCGctcgggggggggtcccgggggtcctgGTTCCCCCGTATCGGCTGCACGTGgcggctgggggggtcccggtgcac
This region of Pelecanus crispus isolate bPelCri1 unplaced genomic scaffold, bPelCri1.pri SCAFFOLD_237, whole genome shotgun sequence genomic DNA includes:
- the WBP1 gene encoding LOW QUALITY PROTEIN: WW domain-binding protein 1 (The sequence of the model RefSeq protein was modified relative to this genomic sequence to represent the inferred CDS: deleted 1 base in 1 codon) is translated as MERPGSGGAEGAWAALLGRQHQQAREHCPGVNNQPYVCETGHCCGETGCCTYYYELWWFWLLWTILILFSCCCAYRHRRAKLRLQQQQRQREINLIAYHGACNYPASMMDLRMLASFKLPAYEEVAHRPSTPPPPYSAILAQLSGPRGRPGSGSLTLSPSSENYSSCSCESSCATSPSSTSLSAQATDETERSRASTPSEDGGTSSTGTGASWELPPEETPARQAPHKHALFSSTVDFFEADCHPCSDIEEGEEEEGGAARDEGDGGEHFRHRRLTGDSGIEVGRCQEEEEEGEGAQLLGKAGPVPPPRCGLPGQGGGEGPGSPALPV
- the INO80B gene encoding LOW QUALITY PROTEIN: INO80 complex subunit B (The sequence of the model RefSeq protein was modified relative to this genomic sequence to represent the inferred CDS: deleted 1 base in 1 codon), translated to MSKAWRRGRMESGEHGLEAEAGGGHGSHKKKHKKHKKKHKKKHHHEAAGPPPAPELRKPQLKLKIKLGGQILGTKSVPTFTVVPEAPRSPSPLMVVDEEEEPTEGVPIEQYRAWLDEDSNLDPSPLPDLDSESCFPAREEEEEEEERWLDALEKGELDDNGELKKEVDESLLTARQKALLHKQQSQPLLELPMGYKAKELTEEMLVKREERARKRRLQAAKKAEENKNQTIERLTKTNKAKVKTLRERKAKQAPCPVVHYCNAIDRITVSFPPGAALPLPPAPAPAVPPPVLCGVAGCSNRKRYSCSRTGLPLCSLACYRRNLGLQEAAA